The following nucleotide sequence is from Actinomycetes bacterium.
CCTTCCTGAACTTCAGTTTCAATTCCCTGGTCTTCTACCAGCAGGGCAATCATATGGGCCAGTATGTATTGTTCATTAAATGGCTTGGAGCCTATGGACACCTTCTGGCCGGAGCAGGATACAACCAGAAATATTAAAATAAGGGTAAGAATTAAAGAAGTAGATAAAAATATTAACCGGGTTTGCTTTTTTGCCATGTAGTCCTTCCGTTTCATATATTTATTTAATATTTTATTAGATTTTACCTTAACATTAACCCTGAAAGGACTCAATAAATTTTTTTTTAGCCTTATTTATACTTCCATCTGGTTAAGATGTGCTCCCGGTCAAATACTTTTATGGCCAGCCTGAGCAGAAGGGGGCAGGCAAGCAGCAATACCAGGCAGCCAAGCAGCAGATAAAGGTAGTTAATTAAGAATAACCCCGCAATCTGCAGGCCTATTATCAGATAGATGGGAAATATTATGGTGCTGCCGATACCCTGGGCCGACCTGATATCGGTAGCCCTGGAAGAAAATATTATACTGACTATGGTTATTATAAAGGATATGGTGGGGCTTAATATAAGTACAGCCACTGTCCATTCCAGATTGGGCAGGGGCACTATGCCCGCTTTGATGTAAGCCAGTATATTTATATTTATGCTCAGTACCACAAAATTTATGGCTGAAATGGCAAAAGAAGGTATCATGCTGGTAAGTGTTTTGCCCAGAAGAAGCTCGCTGGTTTTAATGGGGGTAGCTAGCAGT
It contains:
- a CDS encoding ABC transporter permease subunit, producing MNNALKIFRKEIKEILKNRSIWAPTLIVSLIFSVFLPLALMLFVDFANDPEIADFATKIFGTQADISVAMINFMVKQFTVFLLLIPAMVPSLIAPASVILEKDSRTLEPLLATPIKTSELLLGKTLTSMIPSFAISAINFVVLSININILAYIKAGIVPLPNLEWTVAVLILSPTISFIITIVSIIFSSRATDIRSAQGIGSTIIFPIYLIIGLQIAGLFLINYLYLLLGCLVLLLACPLLLRLAIKVFDREHILTRWKYK